One Pseudomonas sp. FP1742 genomic window carries:
- a CDS encoding cytochrome c oxidase assembly protein, producing MADSISMKKLVTRLLLVVAAMFVFGFALVPIYDVMCKAFGINGKTAGQYEGEQTVDASRQVRVQFLSTNAADMPWDFYPKSDELTAHPGAVNEMIFIAHNPTDRPMSAQAVPSIAPSAAAAYFHKTECFCFTQQVLQPGQRIEMPVRFIVDRDMPKDVKHLTLSYTLFDITARHPPAAVAANTGG from the coding sequence GTGGCTGATTCGATTTCGATGAAGAAACTGGTCACCCGCCTGTTGCTGGTGGTGGCGGCAATGTTTGTCTTCGGCTTTGCCCTGGTGCCGATCTACGACGTGATGTGCAAGGCATTCGGCATCAATGGCAAAACCGCAGGGCAATATGAAGGCGAACAAACGGTCGACGCTTCGCGGCAGGTTCGCGTGCAGTTTCTGTCGACCAACGCTGCTGACATGCCCTGGGATTTTTATCCCAAGAGTGATGAGTTGACCGCTCACCCGGGGGCGGTGAACGAGATGATTTTTATCGCCCACAACCCCACCGACCGGCCGATGAGTGCCCAGGCCGTGCCGAGCATCGCCCCGAGCGCAGCCGCCGCGTACTTCCACAAGACCGAATGTTTCTGCTTTACCCAGCAAGTGCTGCAGCCCGGTCAACGCATCGAGATGCCGGTACGGTTCATCGTTGACCGCGACATGCCCAAGGATGTGAAGCACCTGACGCTGTCCTACACGCTGTTCGATATCACCGCACGTCATCCGCCGGCGGCTGTTGCAGCCAACACCGGTGGCTAG